From a region of the Arachis ipaensis cultivar K30076 chromosome B09, Araip1.1, whole genome shotgun sequence genome:
- the LOC107617679 gene encoding putative 1-phosphatidylinositol-3-phosphate 5-kinase FAB1D isoform X2, giving the protein MCSMCHYCGAGLMGSNVDEKKQDHESSLKLNSKVPTKPCKFCGEKLERENMKLNGTSPFATPHISPTSSLSSDFSVDVNSFDRMSREESTVSGAREDLHKLNGELQKGMENNSQESSNDNEGYIVRNVEIEQGHNCQEPKLDGSENPDASSAEEIEYSLPNDLDIQTWEPPEPENPEDDMDNSVTYNDEDEDEDNWGDPTTSIFSSKDEVSGCNRFKEEKQRAMEEVMNGKFKALVGQLLKSVGVPSSDEGDKSWVDIVTSLSWEAAAFLKADAIGINTMDPDGYVKVKCIAAGSRSQSQLVRGSVFKKHAAHKHMPTKYKHPRLLLISGMLGHSGLSSFDSMHQEKDYLKSKMDLIEMCHPNVILVEKTVSRDIQESILAKGMTLVLDMKLHRLERVARCTGSPILTCDNLNGQKLKHCDFIYFEKFVEEHAGTVEGGKRPTKTLMFIEGCPTRLGCTILLKGAPSDELKRVKCIVRCAVVMAYHLILETSFLVDQKAMFSTIPSLNEAGILPINQQSLDSASVDTSIPFVEYSAENGIISTDVPISNGLHEKIANSSVQQEFFPFSCEPYNPAVFSGFSAISSSLKKVMGDSFQFTSSAPYQSLSEYFGFNGRKPDDQVSVSISGLDSPEADGSTKTEANSNSDDEKLLNGGQSLSSAAYLNSNGDKIKDGDIDGNKIQNKDEINAMLDSQSILVLMSSRNALRGTVCQQSHFSHIMFYKNFDVPLGKFLKDNLLNQTRLCDTCQELPEAHLYYYAHHNKQLTIQVKRLSEEKFLPGEEEGKLWMWSRCGKCKARFTKRVLISATARSLSFGKFLELSLSHYSTSSGKLSCGHSLDRDFLYFFGLGHMVAMFRYSSVMTYNVAMPPQKLELSGSIKQERLSKEIENVYMKGISLFMEVAHLLKTISSNGSTLNLGGSMREFTEVEMMLKREQEEFEVNIKNAVAKKGDLDRAAYKLLCLNRLMWDLLIEAYVWDRRLNSLLSPDHLKTESDVSEKVMQECGSTEGGNINGMRDTSVEVNEIPIKEIPISGPPLECNEQDDLSNASNVPLNVSMPIISDFRSERPSDRKLKLNVDVPTRFPLSDSSLYETDSAMSNHLQVHENSPDSTDNTQISHPAADTRISNKDDSQHSPVTISPDSNEWFWRPFADIRQIGIRDFQKRFLPRFEPVSSSIIENLPTANQLIADEGTRLHIPLRTDNFIVSDYEGEPSSIIACALAFLKDPSVVTEVDDGDDGLPSSFHGALPSPQTFSRSSSDADSVHSSGSTSSEESRTSHAPENHSIEIAMGYAKSLGREKYSVICHYVNQFRELRSRCCLSELDYIASLSRCRNWDAKGGKSKSFFAKTLDDRFIIKEIKKTELDSFLGFSSVYFKYMRESFESGSQTCLAKVMGIYQVTKRNVKTGKEVKHDLMVMENLTYNCNITRQYDLKGALYARFNTATDGAGDVLLDQNFVNDMNSSPLYVSHKAKRFLQRAVWNDTTFLNSVNVMDYSLLVGVDSQKRVLVCGIIDYLRQYTWDKHLETWMKSSLVVPKNVLPTVISPREYKKRFRKFMSTHFLSVPDHWCSQKLLSPCKLCGSGEDDPPQQGN; this is encoded by the exons ATGTGTAGTATGTGCCATTATTGTGGTGCTGGTTTGATGGGATCAAATGTTGATGAGAAGAAACAGGATCATGAGAGTAGTTTGAAGTTGAATAGTAAAGTTCCCACAAAGCCTTGTAAGTTTTGTGGGGAGAAGCTAGAGCGCGAAAATATGAAATTGAATGGTACAAGTCCTTTTGCGACTCCACACATTAGTCCAACTTCATCCTTGTCAA GTGATTTTTCTGTTGATGTGAACTCATTCGACAG GATGAGTCGAGAAGAAAGTACAGTAAGCGGTGCTAGAGAAGATCTTCATAAGTTGAACGGGGAATTGCAAAAAGGGATGGAAAACAATTCCCAAGAAAGCAGTAATGACAATGAGGGTTACATAGTGAGAAATGTGGAGATTGAGCAAGGCCATAACTGTCAAGAACCAAAACTTGATGGTTCTGAAAACCCTGACGCATCCTCTGCTGAAGAGATCGAATATTCTCTTCCTAATGACTTGGATATCCAAACCTGGGAACCACCTGAGCCAGAAAATCCAGAGGATGATATGGACAACAGTGTGACTTATAATGATGAAGATGAAGACGAGGATAACTGGGGTGATCCTACTACCTCTATATTTAGTTCCAAGGATGAAGTAAGTGGATGCAATAGGTTCAAAGAGGAAAAACAGAGAGCAATGGAAGAAGTAATGAATGGAAAATTCAAGGCACTTGTGGGCCAGCTTCTTAAATCTGTTGGAGTTCCCTCTTCTGATGAAGGTGATAAGAGTTGGGTGGACATAGTAACATCTTTATCCTGGGAAGCTGCTGCTTTTTTGAAGGCTGATGCTATTGGAATTAATACAATGGATCCTGATGGATATGTCAAAGTAAAATGCATTGCAGCTGGTTCCCGCAGCcaaag TCAGCTCGTGAGAGGTTCTGTCTTCAAGAAACATGCTGCTCACAAGCACATGCCAACTAAATACAAACATCCAAGGTTGTTACTGATTAGTGGCATGCTTGGTCATAGTGGACTGTCCTCATTTGATTCCATGCACCAG GAGAAAGACTATCTGAAGTCCAAGATGGATCTTATAGAAATGTGCCATCCAAATGTTATATTAGTTGAGAAGACAGTTTCTCGAGATATACAAGAGTCAATTTTGGCAAAGGGGATGACACTAGTTCTTGATATGAAGCTTCATCGCCTGGAAAGGGTTGCACGTTGTACTGGCTCACCAATTCTAACATGTGATAATTTGAATGGTCAAAAGCTGAAACACTGTGACTTTATTTACTTTGAGAAGTTTGTGGAGGAACATGCTGGTACGGTTGAAGGAGGAAAGCGGCCAACCAAGACTTTGATGTTCATTGAGGGCTGTCCTACCCGTTTGGGATGCACG ATTTTGCTGAAAGGAGCACCTAGTGATGAACTGAAAAGGGTCAAATGCATTGTGCGGTGTGCTGTTGTCATGGCATATCACTTAATCCTTGAAACCTCCTTTCTTGTTGATCAGAAAGCAATGTTTTCTACCATTCCTTCTTTGAATGAAGCAGGAATCTTGccaatcaatcaacaatcccTTGATTCTGCATCAGTTGATACAAGCATTCCATTTGTTGAGTATTCTGCTGAAAATGGAATAATTAGTACTGATGTTCCAATTTCCAATGGACTTCATGAAAAAATTGCAAATAGTTCCGTACAACAAGAGTTTTTCCCATTTTCTTGTGAACCATATAATCCAGCCGTCTTTTCTGGGTTCTCAGCCATTTCATCTTCTCTGAAGAAAGTTATGGGGGATAGTTTTCAGTTTACATCTTCTGCTCCTTATCAGTCTCTCTCAGAATATTTTGGCTTCAATGGAAGGAAACCTGATGATCAGGTAAGCGTATCAATTTCTGGTTTAGACTCTCCAGAGGCAGATGGCAGTACCAAGACCGAAGCAAATAGCAATTCTGATGATGAGAAGTTACTTAATGGTGGACAATCCCTGTCCTCTGCCGCGTACTTAAACTCCAATGGAGACAAAATTAAAGATGGTGATATTGATGGaaataaaatccaaaataaaGATGAAATCAATGCAATGCTGGATTCACAGAGTATTTTGGTCTTGATGTCTAGCCGGAATGCCTTAAGAGGGACTGTCTGCCAGCAAAGTCATTTTTCTCATATCATGTTCTACAAGAATTTTGATGTTCCCCTTGGAAAGTTTCTGAAGGATAACCTACTTAATCAG ACAAGACTTTGTGACACCTGTCAAGAATTACCAGAAGCTCACTTGTATTATTATGCTCATCACAATAAACAACTTACAATACAAGTTAAACGATTGTCTGAGGAAAAGTTCTTGCCTGGGGAGGAAGAAGGGAAGCTTTGGATGTGGAGCCGTTGTGGAAAATGCAAGGCCCGCTTCACAAAGCGAGTGTTGATATCTGCAACCGCACGTAGTCTATCATTTGGAAAGTTTTTGGAGCTTAGCCTTTCTCACTATTCTACTTCTAGCGGAAAATTGAGCTGTGGCCATTCTCTTGACAGGGATTTTCTCTACTTCTTTGG ATTAGGTCATATGGTTGCAATGTTCAGATATTCTTCTGTCATGACTTATAACGTTGCCATGCCACCTCAAAAGCTAGAGTTAAGTGGTTCAATAAAACAAGAGAGGCTTTCGAAGGAGATTGAGAAT GTGTACATGAAAGGCATATCACTCTTTATGGAAGTTGCACACCTTTTGAAGACAATAAGTTCTAATGGATCAACATTGAATCTTGGAGGATCAATGAGAGAGTTCACTGAGGTTGAGATGATGTTAAAGCGAGAGCAAGAAGAGTTTGAG GTAAATATCAAGAATGCTGTTGCTAAGAAGGGGGATCTTGATCGGGCTGCGTACAAACTTCTCTGTCTAAACCGATTGATGTGGGATCTTTTGATTGAAGCCTATGTTTGGGATCGACGACTGAACTCACTTCTCTCCCCTGATCATCTAAAAACTGAGTCTGATGTCTCTGAGAAAGTTATGCAAGAATGTGGGTCTACGGAAGGTGGCAATATAAATGGGATGCGAGACACATCTGTGGAAGTGAATGAAATCCCTATAAAGGAAATTCCGATAAGTGGACCTCCTCTAGAATGCAATGAACAGGATGATCTATCTAATGCATCTAATGTCCCACTAAATGTGTCGATGCCAATTATTAGTGATTTTAGGTCAGAGAGACCCTCTGACCGAAAGTTGAAATTGAATGTAGATGTTCCCACTCGGTTCCCTTTATCAGATAGCAGTCTCTATGAAACAGACTCTGCTATGTCAAATCATCTCCAAGTGCATGAAAATTCTCCAGATTCCACAGATAATACACAAATTAGTCATCCAGCTGCTGATACGAGGATATCAAACAAGGATGATTCACAGCATTCACCTGTTACCATCTCGCCGGATTCAAATGAATGGTTCTGGAGGCCATTTGCCGACATTCGGCAGATTGGCATAAGGGACTTCCAGAAAAGATTCTTGCCAAGATTTGAACCAGTAAGCAGCTCTATCATAGAAAATTTACCGACAGCAAATCAACTAATCGCTGATGAAGGCACAAGGTTGCACATCCCCCTTAGGACAGATAATTTTATTGTATCTGACTATGAGGGTGAACCCTCAAGTATAATTGCTTGTGCTCTGGCCTTTCTGAAAGATCCATCGGTGGTGACAGAAGTTGATGATGGGGATGATGGTTTGCCTAGTTCATTCCATGGAGCCTTACCCTCTCCACAGACATTTTCAAGAAGTTCTTCAGATGCAGATTCTGTGCACTCTTCAGGAAGCACTTCTTCGGAAGAGTCAAGAACTTCTCATGCTCCAGAAAACCATAGCATAGAGATCGCAATGGGATATGCAAAATCACTAGGGAGGGAAAAATATTCAGTGATCTGTCATTACGTTAACCAGTTCCGTGAACTTAGGAGTAGATGTTGCCTATCTGAGCTTGATTATATTGCTTCTTTAAGCCGCTGTAGGAATTGGGATGCTAAAGGTGGGAAAAGCAAATCCTTTTTCGCAAAGACACTTGATGACAGGTTCATCATAAAGGAAATCAAGAAGACAGAGCTTGATTCATTTTTGGGTTTTTCTTCTGTGTATTTCAAATACATGAGGGAGTCATTTGAGTCTGGGAGCCAAACATGTCTCGCAAAGGTCATGGGGATATATCAG GTTACTAAAAGAAACGTAAAAACTGGAAAAGAAGTTAAGCATGACCTCATGGTGATGGAAAATCTTACCTACAATTGCAATATTACTCGCCAGTATGATCTTAAAGGTGCTCTTTATGCCCGGTTCAATACTGCTACTGATGGTGCTGGAGATGTTCTTTTGGATCAGAACTTTGTGAATGACATGAACTCTTCTCCACTGTATGTCAGTCATAAAGCGAAGCGTTTTCTTCAAAGGGCTGTTTGGAATGACACAACTTTTCTCAAT TCTGTCAACGTGATGGATTATTCCTTACTAGTTGGAGTGGATTCCCAGAAGCGCGTGCTTGTTTGCGGCATCATCGATTATCTCAGGCAGTATACCTGGGACAAGCATCTCGAGACATGGATGAAATCCTCGCTCGTTGTGCCGAAGAATGTGTTGCCAACCGTAATATCTCCAAGGGAATACAAGAAGAGGTTCAGAAAATTCATGTCTACCCATTTTTTGAGTGTTCCAGATCACTGGTGTTCTCAGAAATTACTAAGTCCTTGCAAACTTTGTGGCTCAGGAGAAGATGATCCTCCCCAACAAGGAAATTAG